The genomic window GACGAACTGCTCGAGCAGAGCGACTTCGTCACGATCCACATGCCCAAGACGCCCGAGACGACTGGCATGATCGGCGCCGAGCAGCTGCGCCGCATGAAGAAGAGCGCTTACGTCATCAACGTCGCCCGCGGCGGCCTCATCGACGAAGAGGCGCTGTTCGACGCCCTCACCACGGGTGAGATCGCCGGCGCCGGTCTCGACGTGTTCTCGACCGAGCCCCCCGCCGAGGGCGGACCCGCCCGCAAGCTCCTCGACCTGCCGAACGTCGTCGTCACCCCGCACCTCGGCGCCAGCACCGAGGAGGCGCAGGAGAAGGCGGGCGTCTCGGTCGCGCGCAGCGTGAAGCTCGCTCTCGAGGGCGATCTCGTTCCGGATGCCGTGAACGTCGCCGGCGGCGCGATCGACCCCTTCGTGCGCCCCGGTATCGCGCTGGTCGAGATGCTCGGCCAGTTCTTCAGCGGCCTCGCCGACAGCGCCCTGACCAGCCTCGAGATCGAGGTGCGCGGAGAGCTCGCGCAGTACGACGTCAGCGTCTACCGTCTCGCCGCCCTCAAGGGGTACTTCAGCCGCATCGTCAGCGAGAGCGTCTCGTACGTCAACGCCCCGCTCTTCGCCGAGCAGCGCGGCGTCGAGGCTCGCCTGGTCGTCGAGGCCGAGAGCCCGCTGTACCGCAACATCACGATCCTGCGCGGCACGCTGGCCGATGGCTCGACCCTTGAGGTCGCGGGCACGCTCGCGGGCACGCGCATGGTGCCCAAGGTCGTCTCGATCAACGGCTACGAGATCGAGGTGCCGATCGAGCAGCACCACGTGGTCATGCGTTACGCCGACCGCCCCGGAATCGTGGCGATCTACGGCCAGAAGCTGGGCGAAGCGGGCATCAACATCGCGGGCCTGCAGGTGGCGGCTCCGGATGCCACGGGGCGGGCGCTCTCGGTGCTCACGGTCGACTCGCCGGTGCCCGACGAGATCCTCGTGGCCATGCGCGAGGCCGTCGGCGCCGACCTGTTCCGACAGATCGACATCGTCGAGGGCTGACGCCCGGGACGGTCGTTCCGGGGGAGGGGGTCGCTGCGGCGGCCCCCTCTTCCGTTCGTTCTCGGCGCGCACGTTCCCCGCTCTGGGGCGACGCATAATCGGGCGGATGACACTTCGCTCGTGGCCCTCGTCCTTCGCGTCGTCTCCGCCGGTCTCGGCATCCTGTTCGTCGTCGCCGGGGTGGCCGATGTCGTGCGACGCACGCCGTGGGGTTTCGTCGGTGTGATCGGCGGGGCGCTGATCCTGCTCGGGGTGGTGATCGAGCTCCGGCGCGAGCGTCGTGAGCGGCGGGTCGAGCGGCCGCACGACTGACCGGTGATATCGCGGTCTAGGTCGCGGCGGCGACGACGCGGGCGATGAGCGCGTCGAGGTCGGCGCCCTCGAGGGCCGGGCCGGGGAGGGCGTTGAGGTCGAGGACGGCGTTGAAGTACAGCCCGTCGCTGACGAGCAGCACCATCTGCAGCGCCGTCTCGTCGCGCGTGTGCGCACGGAGGCTGTCTTCCCAGAGCTCGCGGACACGACGGAGGGATGCCGAGGCGGCGTCGCTGCCGTTCTGCGCGAGGCGGGACACGGCGAGGATGGTCACGTCGAGGGGCGAGCCGGTGTTCTGCGAGGAGCGCAGGTGAGCTGCGACCACGCCCTCGTCGGATCGCTCGATCTCGGCGACGTCCTCTTCGGCGAGCCTCTCCAGCCGCTCGACGAGGGCCGCTTCGAGAGCGCTCTTCGAGGCGAAGTGGTAGAGCAGGCCGCCCTTCGACACGCCCGCACCGCGCGCGGTGGCATCCATCGTCGCGGCGCGTTCGCCCTCGTCGACGAGGATGCGGCTGAAGGCGTCGAGGACGGCTTCGCGGGCAAGAGGGGGACGGCTCATGACTCCTCGATCGTACTGGCGGCGTTCGGTGTTGCTCTGATACTATACCGGCTGGACGGTTAAGAAACGGATTCGCACAATGCTCACCTCGTCGTTGCCCACCTCGGAGATCACCGTGACGCGTGCCGGTTGGCGCGGGTGGTTCGCGCTGGCCGTCCTCATGCTGCCGGTGCTTCTCGTGTCGGTCGACAACACGGTGCTGAGCTTCGCGCTCCCCGAGATCGCCCTGTCGCTGCAGCCCTCTAGCATCGAGCAGCTCTGGATCATCGACGTCTACCCGCTCGTGCTCGCCGGACTCCTCGTCACCATGGGCACCCTGGGCGACCGGTTCGGGCGTCGCCGCATGCTCCTGATCGGGGCGACCGGCTTCGCGGCGGTGTCCGCGCTGTCGGCGTTCGCGCCCACCGCGGCTCTGCTCATCGCTGGCCGCGCGCTCATGGGCGTGTTCGGCGCCATGCTCATGCCCTCGACCCTGTCGCTGCTGCGCAGCATCTTCCGCGACCGCGACCAGCGTCGCATCGCCATCGCCGTGTGGGCGTCCGGCTTCTCGGCGGGAGCGGCCCTCGGTCCGATCGTCGGTGGCTTCCTCCTCGAGCACTTCACGTGGGGCTCCGTCTTCCTCATGGCGGTGCCGGTGCTGGTTCCGCTGCTGATCCTCGCGCCGTTCTTCGTGCCCGAGAGTAGTGATCCTCAGCCGGGGCGATTCGACCCCGTCAGCGTGCTGCTGTCGCTGGCGACCATGGTGCCGATCGTCTACGGCATCAAGAAGCTCGCCGTCGACGGCCCCCTCTCCCTCGCTCCCGTGCTCTTCGTCGTCGGGGTGGTCTTCGGCTGGCTCTTCGTCCGGCGCCAGCGGCGCCTGGCCACGCCCATGCTCGACATGACACTGTTCCGTCAGGGCTCGTTCTCGGGCGCGATCCTGGTCAACCTGCTCAGCGTGGTGGGGCTCGTGGGCTTCCTCTACTTCGTGGCTCAGCACCTTCAGCTGGTCGTCGGACTGTCGCCGATGGTCGCGGGCTTCGCCCTGCTGCCCGGGCTCGTGCTCATGATCATCTCGGGCCTCGCGGTGGTCGCGGTCGCCAAGCGCTTCCCGGCGCGGGTCGTCGTGCCCGTCGCCCTGTCGTTCTCGGTGGTCGCCTACGTCATGGTCGCGCTCTCGACGGCGGATCTGACGCTGCTGATCATCGCGTTCGCGCTGCTGGGCATCGGTATCGGGGCGGCCGAGACCGTCTCGAACGAGCTGATCCTCTCCAGCGCCCCCTCGGCGAAGGCCGGCGCGGCCAGCGCGGTCTCCGAGACAGCGTACGAGGTGGGAGCCGTCCTCGGCACGGCGGTGCTCGGCGGCATCCTCGCCGCCTTCTACCGGGCTCAGCTCGTGTTGCCCGCGGGACTCCCGGACGCCGCGGCCCAGGCCGCCCGCGAGACGCTCGCCGGGGCCGTCGCGGTGTCGAACACGCTCGACGACGTCGCCCTGGCCGACGCCCTGCGTCTCGCCGCCGCGCACGCCTTCGACTCCGGGGTCGTAATCACGGCGCTCATCGGAGCGGGTCTGATCGTCGCGGCCGCGGTCATCGCTGCCACTACCCTGGGAGGATCCCGCAGCACGTCGAAGAAGTGACGTGCCCGAGCTCTGAGGAGAGCGATGTCGCGTGTCGTGAAGCTGGCCGTCATCCCCGGTGACGGCATCGGTCCCGAGGTCGTCAGAGAAGCCGTCAAGGTGCTCGACGCCGTCACCGCAGCGTCGGACGTGACGTTCGAGAAGACGCCGTTCTCGCTCGGTGCCGGGCGCTACCTCGAGACGGGTGACACCCTGACCGACGACGATCTCGCCGCGATCGCCGCACACGACGCGATCCTGCTCGGCGCCGTCGGGGGAGTCCCCGGCGACCCCCGCCTGAAAGACGCCAACATCGAGCGCGGTCTGTTGCTGAAGCTCCGTTTCGAACTCGACCACTACGTCAACCTGCGCCCCTCGAAGCTGTACCGCGGCGCCGCAGGCCCGCTCGCCGACCCGGGCGACATCGATTTCGTGGTCGTCCGCGAGGGCACCGAGGGGCCGTACGTAGGCAACGGCGGTGCCATTCGTCGCGGCACCGCGCACGAGGTCGCCAACGAGACCTCGGTGAACACCGCCTTCGGGGTCGAGCGCGTCGTCCGCTACGCCTTCGCCCTCGCCGACCGCCGTCGCCACAAGCTGACGCTCGTGCACAAGACCAACGTGCTCGTCCACGCCGGCGGCATGTGGAAGCGCATCGTCGACACCGTGGCGCAGGAGTTCCCCGGGGTCGACGTAGACTACCTGCACGTCGACGCGGCAACCATCTTCCTGGTCACGAACCCGAGCCGTTTCGACGTGATCGTCACCGACAACCTCTTCGGCGACATCCTCACCGACCTGGCCGGCGCCGTCACCGGAGGCATCGGCCTCGCCGCTTCGGGCAACATCAACCCCGACGGCGCTTTCCCCTCGATGTTCGAGCCCGTGCACGGATCGGCGCCCGACATCGCGGGATCCCAGAAGGCCGACCCCACGGCCGCGATCCTCTCCGTCGCCCTCCTGCTCGATCACCTCGGGCTCACCGACGAATCCGCCCGCGTCACCCGCGCGGTCGAGGACGACATCGCGAACCGCGACGGGGTCCGCACCACCGCCCAGATCGGCGACGCCATCGCCGAGCGCGTCCGGGCGTAACCTGGACCGATCGGCGAGCATCGCCCCCGGCACTCGACAAGCTTTGGACAACGAATGACCACCATCGACACCGATCCCGACACCGGACTCGACCCGCTCGAGTTCGCCGTCACCCGCAACCTCGCGGCCAAGAGCGCTACCGACCGCGATGCGATCCTCGCCAACCCCGGCTTCGGGCAGAGCTTCACCGACCACATGGTCGACATCTGCTGGTCTGTCCGCGGCGGGTGGCACCGCCCGCGCGTCTCGCCCTACGGACCCATCTCGCTCGACCCGGCGGCCGCGGTGCTGCACTACGGTCAGGAGATCTTCGAGGGCATCAAGGCCTACCGTCACGCCGACGGCTCGGTCCACACCTTCCGCCCCGACCAGAACGGCCGCCGCCTGCAGCGCTCGGCCCGTCGCCTGGCCCTCCCCGAGCTGCCCGTGCCGTACTTCCTGCAGTCGCTGCGCGAGCTCATCGCGGTCGACGGCGCGTGGGTTCCCTCGGGCGACGACCAGAGCCTGTACCTGCGCCCGTTCATGTTCGCGAAAGAGGCGTTCCTCGGCGTCCGCCCCGCGCACAAGGTCGCGTACTACCTGATCGCCAGCCCCGCCGGCGCCTACTTCAAGGGCGGCGTGCAGCCGGTGTCGATCTGGCTCAGCGAGGACTACTCCCGCGCCGGCAAGGGCGGCACCGGAGCAGCCAAGACCGGTGGCAACTACGCAGCGAGCCTGCTGCCGCAGTCCGAGGCGTACGAGAACGAGTGCGACCAGGTCGTCTTCCTCGACCAGGACCGCAACGTCGAAGAGCTCGGCGGCATGAACGTCGTGTTCGTCTACAAGGACGGCTCGATCGTCACCCCGCAGTCCGACTCGATCCTCGAGGGCATCACGCGCGACTCGATCCTGCAGCTCGCCCGTGACCGCGGCCACCACGTCGAAGGTCGCAACGTCTCGCTCGACGAGTGGCGTCAGGGCGTGGCATCCGGAGACATCGTCGAGGTTTTCGCGTGCGGCACTGCCGCGGTGGTCACGCCGATCGGCGTCCTCAAGGGTCGCGACTTCATCGACGAGCAGCCGACCGGTACCCTCGCGCTCGAGCTGCGCGAAGAGCTCACGAACATCCAGTACGGCCGCGCCGAAGACAAGCACGGCTGGCTGTACCGCCTCGACGCCTGACCCGCGTCGTCTCACGGAGGGGTTCCCGGATGCCGGGGGCCCCTCCGTCGCGAGTGCGGGGGTCGCGGCCCATCCGCGGCCCGAGCGCCCGGTGATCCACGCATGAACGCGATCCGCGCGCAGAAACGCGTCCCGCCCGTGATTCTCGGCGAGGGGCGTCTTCACCCGGGGAGAGGGACGGGGGCGGCCCCCGCGCGTGTCGGAGGCCGCGGATAGGCTGGCACGGTGAAGATCGCTCGTTTCAGCCACCAGGATGCCCTCCGCTACGGGATCGTCGACGACGGCGAGCTCGTGGTGCTCGCCGGAGACCCGATGTTCGCCGGATTCGACACGACGGGGGAGCGCATCCCCCTGTCCGAGGTCGGGCTGCTCGCGCCGGTCATCCCGCGCTCGAAGGTCGTCTGCATCGGCAAGAACTACCACGACCACGCCGCCGAGATGGGCGGGGAGGCACCGGCCGAGCCGCTGATGTTCCTCAAGCCCAACACCTCGGTCATCGGCCCGAACGATCAGATCGTTCGCCCGACGAAACTCAGCTCGCGCACCGACTACGAGGGCGAGCTGGCCGTCGTCATCGGCCGCATCGCCAAGAACGTCCCCGCCGAGCGCGCGGGCGAGTACATCTTCGGCTACACCGTCGCGAACGACGTCACCGCGCGCGACCTCCAGGCCACCGACGGCCAGTGGTCGCGCGCGAAGGGCTTCGATACGTTCTGCCCCGTCGGCCCCGTCATCGAGACCGACCTCGACTTGAAGGCCGCGTCCATCACGACGCGCGTGAACGGCGAGGTGCGTCAGCAGGGTCCCGTGTCCGACATGATCCACGACATCCCCGCCCTCATCGCCTACGCCAGCGCCGTGTTCACCCTGCTCCCGGGCGACCTGATCCTCACCGGCACGCCGGCGGGCATCGGCTCGTTCGTCGCCGGCGACGTCGTCGAGGTCGAGATCGACGGCATCGGGGTGCTGCGCAACACCGCGCGAGATGCCTGAGATCCCGACGCCCGCGGGCGTCGATCTCGCCTCCACGCAGCGCCGGACGGTGCGGGTGCTCGCGGCGGGGCAGGTGCTCACGGGTGTCGCGTTCGGGGCGACGCTGTCACTCGGGGCGTTGCTGGCCGCCGACCTGTCGGGTCAGGAGGCGTTGTCAGGCTTCGCGACGGCATCGGTCACCCTGGGCGCGGCGCTCACCGCGATCCCGCTCGCTCGATTGGCCGGCCGCCGAGGCCGGCGTGTCGCTTTGACGACGGGCAACATCGCCGCGCTCCTCGGCATCGCGGTCGTCATCACCGCGGCGGCGCTGCACGCGTTCCCCCTGCTGTTGGTCGGCATCGCCCTGATCGGCGCCGGCAACGCGGCGACCCTGCAGTCGCGGTTCGCCGCCACCGACCTCTCCACCACCCCGCGCCGCGGGCGCGACCTGGCGACCGTGGTGTGGGCGACGACGGTGGGCGGTGTGGTCGGGCCCCTGCTGCTGGCACCGGGTGAGCTCATCGGCGCGAGCGTGGGTATGCCCCCGCTCACCGGGGCATACCTGTTCTCGTTCGCCGCGCAGGTCTGCGCCTTCGGGCTGTACGTGCTCGTGCTGCGCCCGGATCCGCTGCTGCTCGCCCAGCGCCTCGACCGCGAGCGCGCGGCATCCGCCACCGCTCCCGCCCCCGAGGTCGATCGTCCGCTGACCGCCCGCTTCGCGATGCTCGCGGTCGCGGCCTCTCACGTCACGATGGCGTCGGTCATGGCGATGACTCCGGTGCACCTCTCGCACATCGTCGCTCCGGATGCCGTGACCCTGGCCGTCGGCGTCACGATCGCCCTGCACGTGTTCGGCATGTACGGGCTGTCGCCGCTGTTCGGCGTGCTGGCGGACCGGTGGGGGAGGATCCCCGTGATCCTGCTGGGGCAGGTGCTGCTCGCCGCATCGCTCGCTGTCGCCGCCGCCTTCTCGGACACCCAGGTCGGAGTCCTCGTCGGTCTCGTTCTGCTCGGGCTGGGGTGGAGCGCGGCGACCGTGGCAGGCTCCGCGCTGTTGACCGAAGTCACACCCCTCGCCCTGCGTCCTCGACGTCAGGGCCGCAGCGACACCCTCATGACCGCGTGCGCGGCGGTCGGTTCCGTGCTCGCGGGAGTCATCCTCGGCCTCGTCGGCTACGGCGGACTCGCGCTGTGGGCGTTCGTACCGGTCGCGCTGGTGTGCGCGGGGGCTGTCGTCGTCGGGTCCCGCCGGGCCGTACCCGCCGCGTGAGTCGCCACAATGTGTCGCTTCGAACACTGTCGAAGCGACGATTCATGGCGACTCGCGCGTCAACGGTCTAAGGGCGGGCAGGCCGATCGTCGCGGGCAGTCTCAGATCGCGTAGACCAAGCCGTCGAAGGCCGAGAGGTCCTCTCCGCCGCGGACGCCGAGCGCGTGCAGAGCCCGGTCGACGTCGAGTTCGTCGTTGAACACGTGGAACGCCACGCGGGCTCGACCCGCGCGCCCCGACGCCGTGATCCCGTGGGCGGTCAGTTGGGCGAGGGCTTCGCCCGTGGCATCCGGCCAGGTGACGATCGCCGAGGGGCGCTCGGGGTGCTCCAGGCCGAGGCCCTCGCGGAAGCGTGCCGCCAGGCCCGTCACGTGCGCGTAGGTCGCCGTGATGTCGGTGTCGGCGAACAGAGCGAGCGCGGGGGCGGCCCCGACGAACGCCTGCCACGCGGGCGAGACGTCGAAGCGGCGGGCATCGGCGGCGAGGGTGCCGCCCGTGCCGTAGCAGGACGACCACGGGTCGTCGCCCGCGTACCACCCGGCCTGCACGGGCCGGATCTCGCTCGCGAACGCGGGCGTGATCGTGAGGAAGGACACGCCGCGGGGGCAGCAGAGCCACTTGTAGGCGTGGCAGACCGTCGCGTCGAACATGGTCGCGTCGACGGGGAGCCACCCCGCGGCCTGGGTGAGGTCGCACAGGGTGCGCGCTCCGGCGCGGGCGGCCGCGGCGGCGATGCCCGCGGCATCCGCGACCTCTCCGGTGGCCGACTGCACGAGCGAGAAGGCGACGAGCCAGGTGTCGGGGGAGACGGCGGCGGCGAGTTCCCGAAGGGGAGCCGTGCGCAGTCGCACGCCCCGGCCCGCGTGGGCGAACGGGGCGACGAGCGACGAGAAGTCGCCTTCGGCACAGAGCACTTCGGCGCCGTCGGGCACCGAGGCGGCCAGCAGCGCCACCTGGACCGACGTCTGCGAGCCGATCGCGACGTCGCTCACCGGGGAGCTCACGAGACGCGCGTACGAGGCTCGAGCCTCTTCGACGGCCAGGGACGCAGCGACGACGTCGGGTCGACCGGATGCCGCGGACTCGAGGTCGGCGCGGACCGCGGCCACCGTGGCGCGCGAGGGCAGGCCGAGGGTGCAGGCTGCGAGATAGTCGCGGCCGCCGGCGAAGTGCGATGCGAGGCTGCTCATGACCCCAGGATCTCGCCACGCGTGTCATTGCACCAGAACAGGTGTTGCATGAAAACCATCACGTCTGCTTATGTATGCCCATGGCCGACATCGATGACTCCCTCGACGCGAACGCCCTGCGGGTGGTCAAAGCCATCGCCGACACCGGGTCGATCACGGCCGCCGCCCGGGCCCTCGGCTACAGCCAGCCCGCGGTGAGCCAGCAACTGCGGCGACTTGAACGACGGGCCGGGATGCCGATCGTCGAACGCGTCGGCCGAGGCGTGCGTCTCACCGAGGCCGGCTCGATCCTCGCCCGTCACGCCGCCGCCGTGACCACGGCTCTCGACGCCGCGGCCGGGGATCTCGCCGAGCTCCGGGGACTTCGCGCCGGCCGGGTCCGCATCGCCGCCTTTCCCTCCGCGTCGTCGACCGTGGTGCCG from Microbacterium testaceum includes these protein-coding regions:
- a CDS encoding 3-isopropylmalate dehydrogenase; its protein translation is MSRVVKLAVIPGDGIGPEVVREAVKVLDAVTAASDVTFEKTPFSLGAGRYLETGDTLTDDDLAAIAAHDAILLGAVGGVPGDPRLKDANIERGLLLKLRFELDHYVNLRPSKLYRGAAGPLADPGDIDFVVVREGTEGPYVGNGGAIRRGTAHEVANETSVNTAFGVERVVRYAFALADRRRHKLTLVHKTNVLVHAGGMWKRIVDTVAQEFPGVDVDYLHVDAATIFLVTNPSRFDVIVTDNLFGDILTDLAGAVTGGIGLAASGNINPDGAFPSMFEPVHGSAPDIAGSQKADPTAAILSVALLLDHLGLTDESARVTRAVEDDIANRDGVRTTAQIGDAIAERVRA
- a CDS encoding branched-chain amino acid aminotransferase gives rise to the protein MTTIDTDPDTGLDPLEFAVTRNLAAKSATDRDAILANPGFGQSFTDHMVDICWSVRGGWHRPRVSPYGPISLDPAAAVLHYGQEIFEGIKAYRHADGSVHTFRPDQNGRRLQRSARRLALPELPVPYFLQSLRELIAVDGAWVPSGDDQSLYLRPFMFAKEAFLGVRPAHKVAYYLIASPAGAYFKGGVQPVSIWLSEDYSRAGKGGTGAAKTGGNYAASLLPQSEAYENECDQVVFLDQDRNVEELGGMNVVFVYKDGSIVTPQSDSILEGITRDSILQLARDRGHHVEGRNVSLDEWRQGVASGDIVEVFACGTAAVVTPIGVLKGRDFIDEQPTGTLALELREELTNIQYGRAEDKHGWLYRLDA
- a CDS encoding aminotransferase class V-fold PLP-dependent enzyme, translating into MSSLASHFAGGRDYLAACTLGLPSRATVAAVRADLESAASGRPDVVAASLAVEEARASYARLVSSPVSDVAIGSQTSVQVALLAASVPDGAEVLCAEGDFSSLVAPFAHAGRGVRLRTAPLRELAAAVSPDTWLVAFSLVQSATGEVADAAGIAAAAARAGARTLCDLTQAAGWLPVDATMFDATVCHAYKWLCCPRGVSFLTITPAFASEIRPVQAGWYAGDDPWSSCYGTGGTLAADARRFDVSPAWQAFVGAAPALALFADTDITATYAHVTGLAARFREGLGLEHPERPSAIVTWPDATGEALAQLTAHGITASGRAGRARVAFHVFNDELDVDRALHALGVRGGEDLSAFDGLVYAI
- a CDS encoding TetR/AcrR family transcriptional regulator, encoding MSRPPLAREAVLDAFSRILVDEGERAATMDATARGAGVSKGGLLYHFASKSALEAALVERLERLAEEDVAEIERSDEGVVAAHLRSSQNTGSPLDVTILAVSRLAQNGSDAASASLRRVRELWEDSLRAHTRDETALQMVLLVSDGLYFNAVLDLNALPGPALEGADLDALIARVVAAAT
- a CDS encoding MFS transporter, producing the protein MPEIPTPAGVDLASTQRRTVRVLAAGQVLTGVAFGATLSLGALLAADLSGQEALSGFATASVTLGAALTAIPLARLAGRRGRRVALTTGNIAALLGIAVVITAAALHAFPLLLVGIALIGAGNAATLQSRFAATDLSTTPRRGRDLATVVWATTVGGVVGPLLLAPGELIGASVGMPPLTGAYLFSFAAQVCAFGLYVLVLRPDPLLLAQRLDRERAASATAPAPEVDRPLTARFAMLAVAASHVTMASVMAMTPVHLSHIVAPDAVTLAVGVTIALHVFGMYGLSPLFGVLADRWGRIPVILLGQVLLAASLAVAAAFSDTQVGVLVGLVLLGLGWSAATVAGSALLTEVTPLALRPRRQGRSDTLMTACAAVGSVLAGVILGLVGYGGLALWAFVPVALVCAGAVVVGSRRAVPAA
- a CDS encoding MFS transporter — encoded protein: MLTSSLPTSEITVTRAGWRGWFALAVLMLPVLLVSVDNTVLSFALPEIALSLQPSSIEQLWIIDVYPLVLAGLLVTMGTLGDRFGRRRMLLIGATGFAAVSALSAFAPTAALLIAGRALMGVFGAMLMPSTLSLLRSIFRDRDQRRIAIAVWASGFSAGAALGPIVGGFLLEHFTWGSVFLMAVPVLVPLLILAPFFVPESSDPQPGRFDPVSVLLSLATMVPIVYGIKKLAVDGPLSLAPVLFVVGVVFGWLFVRRQRRLATPMLDMTLFRQGSFSGAILVNLLSVVGLVGFLYFVAQHLQLVVGLSPMVAGFALLPGLVLMIISGLAVVAVAKRFPARVVVPVALSFSVVAYVMVALSTADLTLLIIAFALLGIGIGAAETVSNELILSSAPSAKAGAASAVSETAYEVGAVLGTAVLGGILAAFYRAQLVLPAGLPDAAAQAARETLAGAVAVSNTLDDVALADALRLAAAHAFDSGVVITALIGAGLIVAAAVIAATTLGGSRSTSKK
- the serA gene encoding phosphoglycerate dehydrogenase, with amino-acid sequence MTKPVVLIAEELSPATIDALGPDFDVRGVDGTDRPALLSALADAHAVLVRSATQIDAEALAAAPSLKVVARAGVGLDNVDIKSATAAGVMVVNAPTSNIISAAELTVGHVLSLARRIPAAHASLAQGLWKRSSFTGTELFEKTIGIIGLGRIGALIAARLQGFDMRVIAYDPYVTAARAQQLGVQLVSLDELLEQSDFVTIHMPKTPETTGMIGAEQLRRMKKSAYVINVARGGLIDEEALFDALTTGEIAGAGLDVFSTEPPAEGGPARKLLDLPNVVVTPHLGASTEEAQEKAGVSVARSVKLALEGDLVPDAVNVAGGAIDPFVRPGIALVEMLGQFFSGLADSALTSLEIEVRGELAQYDVSVYRLAALKGYFSRIVSESVSYVNAPLFAEQRGVEARLVVEAESPLYRNITILRGTLADGSTLEVAGTLAGTRMVPKVVSINGYEIEVPIEQHHVVMRYADRPGIVAIYGQKLGEAGINIAGLQVAAPDATGRALSVLTVDSPVPDEILVAMREAVGADLFRQIDIVEG
- a CDS encoding fumarylacetoacetate hydrolase family protein translates to MKIARFSHQDALRYGIVDDGELVVLAGDPMFAGFDTTGERIPLSEVGLLAPVIPRSKVVCIGKNYHDHAAEMGGEAPAEPLMFLKPNTSVIGPNDQIVRPTKLSSRTDYEGELAVVIGRIAKNVPAERAGEYIFGYTVANDVTARDLQATDGQWSRAKGFDTFCPVGPVIETDLDLKAASITTRVNGEVRQQGPVSDMIHDIPALIAYASAVFTLLPGDLILTGTPAGIGSFVAGDVVEVEIDGIGVLRNTARDA